The window AGGCTGAATATACCAATGGATGAAGATGGCAACTATCTAATCCCGATGTCAAACGTGAATGTTGGGAACGATGCCATAGTGGTTATGAACCTGGAGAACATCAGGAAGTTGCCGAAGCAAGACCAACACTCTGGCTTGCTATAGTG is drawn from Thermoplasma sp. Kam2015 and contains these coding sequences:
- a CDS encoding PRC-barrel domain-containing protein: MMDFYSRVNQKPVMSSSGEIIGYVKNFLADEKWNLITMVTKPSGGRGRLNIPMDEDGNYLIPMSNVNVGNDAIVVMNLENIRKLPKQDQHSGLL